A stretch of Klebsiella sp. RIT-PI-d DNA encodes these proteins:
- a CDS encoding alanine/glycine:cation symporter family protein has protein sequence MPDFLQFINDVIWGSMMIYLLAGAGIWFTFRTGFIQFRYLRHYSKSLKNSLTPQPGGLTSFQALCTSLAARAGSGNLAGISLAIATGGPGAIFWMWISGLTGMAISFAECSLSQLYKQRDAAGQFRGGPAWYMAHGLGMRWMGILFSLFLLLSYGLVFNTIQANSVASALNYAFTMPSLVTGIILAVLILLIITGGLRRVVRMMQWLVPVMVIFWVATSLLISTWHIAALPETIATIVKSAFGWHEAAAGAAGYTVSQALTSGFQRGMFSNEAGIGSTPNVAAAASSWPPHPAAQGIVQMIGVFIDTFILSTCSALIVLLAGPNTLHTAADGIQRIQQAMVMLIGDAGPGFVAIVVALLAFTSIVGNYLYAENNLVFLRLDTPWARRALRATTFIMIVAGSLLSFPLVWQLANIAMALMALTNLTAILLLSPVVRLIANDYLRQRKLGVRPVFDPQRYPDLHQQLTSGAWDNLPKQ, from the coding sequence ATGCCTGATTTTCTACAGTTTATTAACGACGTCATTTGGGGATCGATGATGATCTATCTGCTGGCGGGCGCCGGCATATGGTTTACTTTCCGTACAGGCTTCATTCAGTTTCGCTATCTGCGCCACTACAGTAAAAGTCTGAAAAACAGTCTCACCCCTCAGCCAGGAGGATTAACCTCTTTCCAGGCGCTGTGTACCAGTCTTGCCGCGCGCGCAGGTAGTGGAAATCTGGCTGGGATCTCGCTGGCTATCGCCACAGGCGGCCCGGGAGCCATCTTCTGGATGTGGATCTCCGGCCTCACCGGCATGGCCATCAGCTTTGCTGAATGCTCGCTTTCTCAGCTTTATAAACAGCGTGATGCCGCAGGGCAATTTCGTGGTGGACCGGCGTGGTATATGGCGCATGGGTTAGGAATGCGCTGGATGGGCATCCTTTTTTCGCTGTTTTTACTGCTCTCTTACGGCCTGGTTTTTAATACTATTCAGGCAAACTCTGTTGCCAGTGCCCTCAATTACGCCTTTACGATGCCCTCGCTGGTCACCGGCATCATTCTGGCTGTGCTGATTCTGTTAATAATAACCGGAGGGTTGCGCAGGGTTGTAAGAATGATGCAATGGCTGGTACCGGTAATGGTGATTTTCTGGGTGGCCACGAGCCTGTTGATTAGCACATGGCATATTGCCGCCCTGCCAGAGACGATTGCCACCATCGTGAAAAGCGCGTTCGGCTGGCATGAAGCGGCAGCGGGTGCGGCCGGGTATACGGTAAGTCAGGCGCTTACCAGCGGTTTTCAGCGCGGCATGTTTTCTAATGAAGCCGGGATTGGTTCTACGCCCAATGTTGCCGCTGCTGCCTCTTCATGGCCTCCACACCCGGCGGCACAGGGCATTGTGCAGATGATTGGCGTGTTTATTGATACCTTTATTCTCTCAACCTGTAGTGCTCTGATTGTCCTGCTGGCAGGTCCGAATACCCTGCATACTGCTGCCGACGGTATCCAGCGCATTCAGCAGGCAATGGTCATGCTTATTGGCGATGCTGGTCCCGGATTTGTCGCCATTGTGGTGGCGCTATTGGCTTTCACATCTATTGTGGGAAATTATTTGTATGCGGAGAATAATTTAGTTTTTCTGCGTCTTGATACGCCATGGGCGCGACGGGCCCTGCGTGCCACAACATTCATCATGATTGTCGCTGGATCGCTGCTCAGCTTTCCACTGGTATGGCAATTGGCCAATATTGCAATGGCATTGATGGCCCTGACTAATCTGACCGCCATTCTGCTGCTGTCACCCGTCGTGCGTCTTATTGCCAATGACTATTTGCGCCAGCGCAAATTAGGCGTGCGCCCGGTATTTGATCCGCAACGTTATCCGGATCTTCATCAGCAACTGACATCGGGAGCATGGGACAACCTGCCAAAGCAATAG